A window of Halomonas sp. H10-9-1 contains these coding sequences:
- a CDS encoding integrating conjugative element protein, with product MNASLPDFLHRAKSPLRATLLVAAITLVVGVAWAQTRIDPNGVNVSGSVIGDDVLYSIGGGRAVSMGGAGNMQSIGVGVGWNSNLICGDMSITTTLQNQLNGITNGFQTIMSNVIQNATSAVASLPALIIQRADPGLYNLLTNGILQARLDFDRSKMTCRAIANRMADMAGGQAGWDQLAEGMALRDAVSSTDAVSAIEQAESNKGNNGVPWVGGGNAGGSGQSSIKVVGDVTRAGYNLLNGRNATDTSSIARSACGNRLTCQTWSSPQAAADWATRVLGEREQRTCENCTKTQTTPGVGLTPMIQEEYETKLQALQELVTGARPTTLANLDAAGSSSLPITRGVIEALRDEPDQDVLGRRLASEAALSSVLEKALLLQRTLLTGKKEPNVAANELAVQAVDQENSALEQEINNLKTELELRRTLAGNSAMAIIQRHSTRAAGSRGVFEGDTTRDRLREIQKPRSGTP from the coding sequence ATGAACGCCTCCCTCCCTGACTTCCTGCACCGCGCGAAGTCGCCCCTGCGGGCCACGCTGCTCGTGGCGGCCATCACGCTGGTCGTCGGCGTCGCCTGGGCGCAGACCCGCATCGACCCCAATGGCGTGAACGTCAGCGGCAGCGTGATCGGCGACGACGTGCTCTACAGCATCGGCGGCGGCCGGGCCGTGTCGATGGGTGGTGCCGGCAACATGCAGAGCATCGGCGTCGGCGTCGGCTGGAACAGCAACCTGATCTGCGGCGACATGAGCATCACCACGACGCTGCAGAACCAGCTCAACGGCATCACCAACGGCTTCCAGACGATCATGAGCAACGTGATCCAGAATGCCACCAGCGCCGTGGCCTCGCTGCCGGCCCTGATCATCCAGCGCGCCGACCCGGGTCTCTACAACCTGCTGACCAACGGCATCCTCCAGGCGCGCCTGGACTTCGACCGCTCGAAGATGACCTGCCGGGCCATCGCCAATCGGATGGCGGACATGGCCGGCGGCCAAGCCGGCTGGGACCAGCTCGCCGAGGGGATGGCGCTGCGGGATGCGGTCAGCAGCACCGATGCCGTCTCCGCCATCGAGCAGGCCGAGTCCAACAAAGGGAACAACGGCGTGCCCTGGGTCGGCGGCGGCAACGCGGGCGGCTCCGGCCAGAGTTCGATCAAGGTGGTCGGCGACGTGACGCGCGCGGGCTACAACCTGCTCAACGGGCGCAACGCCACCGATACCTCGTCGATCGCGCGCAGCGCCTGCGGCAACCGCCTGACCTGCCAAACCTGGTCCTCGCCCCAGGCGGCCGCCGACTGGGCGACCCGCGTGTTGGGCGAACGCGAGCAGCGCACCTGCGAAAACTGCACGAAGACCCAGACCACGCCTGGCGTCGGGCTGACGCCAATGATCCAGGAAGAGTACGAGACCAAGCTGCAGGCGCTGCAGGAACTGGTGACGGGCGCCCGGCCGACGACGCTGGCCAATCTCGACGCAGCCGGCAGCAGCTCGCTGCCGATCACCCGCGGCGTGATCGAGGCCCTGCGTGACGAACCCGACCAGGACGTGCTGGGCCGGCGCCTCGCGTCCGAGGCTGCGCTGTCCAGCGTGCTGGAGAAGGCCCTGCTGCTGCAACGCACGTTGCTGACCGGCAAGAAGGAGCCGAACGTCGCTGCCAACGAGCTGGCCGTGCAGGCGGTCGACCAGGAGAACAGCGCGCTGGAGCAGGAGATCAACAACCTCAAGACCGAGCTGGAACTGCGGCGCACGCTGGCCGGCAACTCGGCGATGGCGATCATCCAGCGCCACAGCACCCGCGCTGCCGGCTCGCGCGGCGTCTTCGAGGGCGACACCACGCGCGACCGTCTGCGGGAAATCCAGAAGCCGCGGAGCGGTACGCCATGA
- a CDS encoding TIGR03756 family integrating conjugative element protein: MSLLLASRRLRATVASLLLSTATSTFALDTATIVSSALSPDCLEYRVVGICYWLYCTPFGCSVRTSVKVRHYVPDAVVSSYSNTGENPWLEVRAMSMPNPSAKAGGDGTTNHDNENNLAKFKNADVIGHPAGMVFSQFASASGYTCEGAGTAFMPYLLSTLDTIAWRYNIPEAFYPEALIPGRREIGTRTGLNLWGNVYPRGGFLHQTDDHKSGAVVAQRAGDIVTRRNQIHVYQPLLANARDGYWPAGALMETDASTGKWQELTPTLSNSCVVFPHSRTRVQAQQGDYAWALWRPYSCCRRRGQVFLGSVDFM, translated from the coding sequence ATGAGCCTCCTGCTGGCATCCCGGCGCCTGCGCGCCACCGTCGCCTCGCTGCTGCTGAGCACGGCCACGTCGACGTTCGCCCTGGACACCGCCACCATCGTCTCGTCGGCGCTGTCCCCCGACTGCCTCGAATACCGCGTGGTCGGTATCTGCTACTGGCTGTACTGCACGCCCTTCGGCTGCTCGGTTCGCACTTCCGTCAAGGTGCGCCACTACGTCCCCGATGCGGTGGTGTCGAGCTACTCGAACACTGGCGAAAACCCGTGGCTGGAAGTCAGGGCGATGAGCATGCCCAACCCAAGTGCCAAGGCTGGCGGTGACGGCACGACCAATCACGACAACGAGAACAACCTCGCCAAGTTCAAGAACGCCGATGTCATCGGCCATCCGGCCGGGATGGTGTTCAGCCAGTTCGCCAGCGCCTCCGGCTACACCTGCGAAGGCGCTGGCACGGCCTTCATGCCGTATCTATTGAGCACGCTCGACACGATCGCCTGGCGCTACAACATCCCGGAAGCGTTCTACCCCGAAGCGCTCATCCCCGGCCGGCGCGAAATCGGTACGCGCACCGGCCTGAACCTCTGGGGCAACGTGTATCCCCGCGGTGGCTTCCTGCACCAGACCGACGACCACAAGAGCGGCGCCGTGGTCGCGCAGCGCGCGGGCGACATCGTGACGCGCCGCAACCAGATTCACGTGTATCAGCCCCTGCTGGCCAACGCCCGCGACGGCTACTGGCCGGCCGGCGCGCTGATGGAGACCGACGCATCGACGGGCAAGTGGCAGGAGCTGACGCCCACGCTCTCGAACAGTTGCGTGGTCTTCCCGCACAGCCGCACCCGCGTGCAGGCCCAGCAAGGCGACTACGCCTGGGCCCTGTGGCGGCCTTACTCCTGCTGCCGGCGCCGTGGCCAGGTCTTCCTCGGCAGCGTCGATTTCATGTGA
- a CDS encoding TIGR03757 family integrating conjugative element protein, with the protein MPAPVFKASPRLPTISIAPGLWAVLFMFTQTAAADVLVVTDSRHPVQAPAGVRIIELDQATRIEVELAAHLPADPQQAAALVRQRLHDGGEALQRRIGHAYQGVADAWGLGIAKIPAVVVDRRYVVYGEPDVPRAVARINAYRSTQP; encoded by the coding sequence ATGCCGGCCCCCGTCTTCAAGGCTTCGCCCCGGCTGCCGACCATCAGCATTGCGCCCGGACTGTGGGCAGTGCTGTTCATGTTTACCCAGACTGCAGCAGCCGACGTGCTCGTCGTCACCGACAGCCGTCATCCGGTGCAGGCTCCAGCCGGCGTGCGGATCATCGAGCTGGACCAGGCCACGCGCATCGAGGTCGAACTCGCCGCGCACCTACCGGCCGACCCGCAACAGGCTGCAGCCCTGGTGCGGCAGCGGTTGCATGACGGCGGCGAGGCCCTTCAACGCCGCATCGGCCACGCCTACCAAGGTGTCGCGGATGCCTGGGGACTGGGCATCGCCAAGATTCCCGCCGTGGTGGTCGATCGACGCTACGTGGTCTACGGCGAGCCCGACGTGCCCCGCGCCGTCGCGCGCATCAACGCCTACCGGAGCACGCAGCCATGA
- a CDS encoding N-6 DNA methylase → MNTATLEQVLAATGYLPDGQPAPGLRLGAEAQSSRHGRVFVPDALWRSASSLTVYFKFEQSAPADDLVSQWRREVWNEGFAPLLWVISPQRIDLYNGFGTPAKEGDAQRHLIRRFENIEGSLHELDELAGRLAIETGQFWAQVPAIDRKTSVDQKLLSDLGCLERDLVAGNLARDAAQALIGRVIFTQYLIDREIVSAARLKRVCGRTALPAILRDRPATSKLFAWLAQTFNGDMFPPSSVKTTPAAHHLTRVAEFLEAVDPESGQLSFFPYQFDVIPVELISSIYEQFAHAEPQTGGKRTEALRNGVHYTRLSVVSLVLDEVMDGLSGRESVLDLTCGSGVFLVEALRRLVHLRSQGQPPTRELIRSTLYGQVYGVDISEAAIRVAAFSLYLAALELDPDPQPPQSLKFQPLIGRTLLVGDARTVERDGDGKAVLATPTGLKQFDLIVGNPPWSFRGQTGTEARRKTRVAGVPAQPRGEGLDFVLRAAEFSHEKTRFGIILSAMPFFSRSGTGMAAAQHVMRAVAPITLVNLSNLCSWLFATAAMPAVVLFARHRPKQRTDQVTVVQIPWTPSGARTHSFEVAPSDVITLTLDEIQEQPLKLKAAAVGRRRDLLLLDDLTSAHRNLGEQLSLLDTTFQVGLIRGAPENQTRDARPLKGLDVLQVKDMQHFNIPDDLPTFSQSKAQWPRSREIYQAPLLIVKEMLLGSPRVLAAVSERDLVFTNSYFAVSLPRGHTRTAHLLATVLSSAFATWFFYLTAAEFGIYKRKLLARDLSFLPVPNFTSAVKSEAGQRLLQIEKNLRANGTDERGWAELDEAVFDLYELNDADRTVIRDGLLRAGWQWETGRESSVEPSDSRTEVTAYAKTFLSVIEDWLSVRNKRHMRAEVLDLPSSSALRVVRFVLEEGPGNASVSVVAPQGELGEVLARIGRRLKVKIATALSAERELRVHGRNEVVIIKPAARRYWMGIAALEDADAVVAESFSGGKV, encoded by the coding sequence GTGAACACTGCCACGCTGGAACAGGTGCTCGCCGCAACCGGCTACCTGCCGGACGGGCAACCCGCGCCCGGTCTTCGGTTGGGGGCCGAGGCGCAGTCCTCGCGCCACGGCCGCGTTTTTGTTCCGGACGCATTGTGGCGCAGCGCGTCGTCGTTGACCGTCTACTTCAAGTTTGAGCAAAGCGCGCCTGCAGACGATCTGGTCAGCCAGTGGCGACGAGAGGTCTGGAACGAGGGGTTCGCGCCGTTGCTGTGGGTGATCTCGCCGCAGCGTATCGACCTGTACAACGGTTTCGGCACACCCGCGAAAGAAGGCGATGCCCAGAGACATTTGATTCGGCGTTTCGAGAACATCGAAGGTTCGCTTCATGAACTGGACGAGTTGGCCGGCCGACTGGCGATCGAGACGGGCCAATTCTGGGCCCAGGTGCCGGCCATCGATCGCAAGACCAGCGTCGATCAGAAGCTCCTGTCTGACCTTGGATGTCTCGAACGCGATTTGGTCGCAGGCAATCTCGCGCGCGATGCGGCGCAGGCCTTGATTGGGCGCGTGATCTTCACCCAGTACCTGATTGACCGCGAGATCGTCAGTGCGGCGCGGTTGAAGCGGGTATGCGGCCGCACGGCGTTGCCGGCGATCCTGCGCGACCGGCCAGCGACCAGCAAGCTGTTCGCATGGCTGGCCCAGACCTTCAACGGCGATATGTTTCCGCCCTCGTCGGTGAAAACGACACCAGCAGCTCACCATTTGACGCGGGTTGCGGAGTTCCTGGAGGCTGTCGATCCTGAAAGCGGGCAACTCAGCTTCTTCCCGTACCAGTTCGACGTGATTCCGGTCGAGCTCATCAGCTCGATCTACGAGCAGTTTGCACATGCTGAGCCGCAGACTGGAGGAAAGCGCACAGAAGCGTTGCGAAACGGCGTGCACTACACGCGACTGTCCGTCGTCTCGCTGGTCCTCGATGAGGTCATGGATGGTCTATCTGGACGGGAGTCGGTGCTGGATTTGACGTGCGGCTCCGGTGTCTTCCTGGTCGAAGCGCTGCGGCGCTTGGTTCATCTTCGCTCGCAAGGTCAGCCGCCCACGAGGGAGCTGATCCGCTCGACGCTCTACGGGCAGGTGTATGGCGTAGACATTAGCGAAGCCGCGATTCGCGTCGCTGCGTTCAGCCTGTACCTGGCTGCGCTTGAGCTGGACCCTGACCCGCAACCACCGCAGTCCCTGAAGTTCCAGCCATTGATCGGCAGGACATTGCTCGTCGGTGACGCTCGTACTGTCGAACGTGATGGAGATGGCAAGGCCGTGCTGGCGACGCCGACAGGGCTGAAGCAGTTCGACCTTATCGTGGGCAATCCCCCTTGGAGCTTTAGGGGGCAGACAGGAACCGAAGCGCGGCGCAAGACCAGGGTTGCGGGCGTACCTGCGCAACCGCGCGGTGAAGGCTTGGATTTCGTGTTGCGAGCGGCGGAGTTCTCACATGAGAAGACCCGTTTCGGCATCATTCTTAGCGCGATGCCGTTCTTCAGCCGCAGCGGCACCGGCATGGCAGCAGCTCAGCATGTGATGCGAGCCGTGGCTCCGATCACCTTGGTAAATCTGTCCAATTTGTGCAGTTGGCTCTTCGCGACAGCGGCCATGCCCGCAGTGGTTCTCTTTGCCCGTCATCGACCGAAGCAGCGAACGGATCAGGTCACGGTCGTTCAGATCCCGTGGACGCCCAGCGGTGCAAGGACTCATTCGTTCGAGGTGGCGCCGAGTGACGTCATCACTTTGACACTCGACGAAATCCAAGAACAGCCGTTGAAGCTCAAGGCAGCAGCCGTTGGCCGGCGCCGTGACCTCCTATTGCTGGATGACTTGACTTCGGCCCACAGAAATCTGGGCGAGCAACTCTCATTACTCGACACTACCTTCCAGGTTGGATTGATTCGCGGGGCCCCAGAGAATCAGACGCGCGATGCTCGCCCGCTAAAAGGATTGGATGTACTGCAAGTCAAAGACATGCAGCACTTCAACATTCCCGATGATTTGCCGACTTTCAGCCAATCGAAGGCACAATGGCCACGATCGCGGGAGATATATCAAGCCCCGCTTCTCATCGTGAAGGAAATGCTTCTGGGGAGTCCACGCGTCTTGGCGGCCGTCTCCGAGCGGGATCTCGTCTTCACGAACTCATACTTCGCAGTGTCTCTTCCGAGAGGGCACACGCGGACGGCACATTTGCTTGCCACCGTGTTGAGTTCTGCTTTTGCGACATGGTTCTTCTATCTGACCGCTGCAGAGTTTGGAATCTACAAGAGGAAGCTGCTGGCTCGCGACCTCAGCTTCCTACCGGTGCCTAATTTCACGAGCGCAGTGAAATCTGAGGCTGGCCAGCGCCTGCTGCAGATTGAGAAGAATCTGCGCGCCAACGGCACCGACGAGAGGGGATGGGCTGAACTGGACGAAGCTGTCTTCGATCTGTACGAACTGAACGATGCCGACCGAACTGTCATTCGAGACGGCCTCCTTCGCGCCGGGTGGCAATGGGAAACCGGCCGCGAATCATCCGTGGAGCCATCGGACAGTCGTACTGAGGTCACGGCGTATGCCAAGACGTTCCTGTCCGTTATCGAGGATTGGCTTTCCGTTCGCAATAAGCGGCACATGCGCGCCGAAGTGCTCGACTTGCCAAGCAGTTCGGCCTTGCGCGTCGTGCGCTTTGTCTTGGAAGAAGGGCCGGGTAATGCGAGCGTGAGCGTCGTGGCACCACAAGGCGAATTGGGTGAAGTACTGGCACGTATCGGCAGGCGCCTGAAAGTCAAGATTGCGACCGCGCTCAGTGCAGAGCGGGAATTGCGAGTACACGGACGCAACGAAGTCGTGATCATCAAGCCAGCAGCGCGGCGCTACTGGATGGGCATAGCGGCACTGGAAGATGCCGATGCAGTGGTCGCGGAGAGCTTTTCAGGGGGCAAAGTTTGA
- a CDS encoding MerR family transcriptional regulator, translating into MSAVTAIQYTQDQMRTLTGVSVETVRHWRKTVPYLASKTGKAARFTFADLLGLAVTNELVSSLGVHIATVSVGVDALFRLLGTSSALALNGSVAFVTATSATLCDIGPEGIGPAPTQPTLVIPLDPLIMRLQQHMLPIVPTPSQAALPFPPEAIRSRA; encoded by the coding sequence ATGTCTGCCGTCACCGCCATCCAGTACACTCAGGACCAGATGCGCACGCTAACCGGCGTGTCCGTCGAAACGGTGCGGCATTGGCGCAAGACCGTGCCCTACTTGGCGTCCAAGACCGGGAAGGCTGCCCGATTCACCTTCGCGGATCTCCTAGGCTTGGCCGTTACCAATGAGTTGGTCAGCTCGTTGGGAGTGCACATCGCCACCGTCAGCGTCGGCGTTGACGCGCTCTTTCGGTTGCTGGGCACGAGTAGCGCATTGGCGCTGAATGGGTCCGTGGCGTTCGTGACGGCCACTTCGGCGACCCTGTGCGATATCGGCCCCGAGGGGATTGGACCGGCGCCGACGCAACCGACTCTCGTCATCCCGCTCGATCCGTTGATCATGCGGCTTCAGCAGCACATGCTGCCGATCGTCCCGACGCCGAGCCAGGCAGCGTTGCCGTTTCCACCCGAAGCTATCCGGAGTAGGGCGTGA
- the radC gene encoding DNA repair protein RadC — MSLAIADSRPESLTLIAAQHEDWIIQQAITLLENRVFKAGPALGSPAAVRDYLRLKLVAEPNEIFAVVFLDNQHQVLAYEPLFKGTVDQTSVYPRVVVQRALALNASALILAHQHPSGNTEPSAADRVITERLKSALATVDVRVLDHFIVGKGSPYSFAEAGLL, encoded by the coding sequence ATGTCTCTTGCCATCGCCGACTCCCGCCCGGAGTCGCTCACCCTGATCGCCGCCCAGCACGAAGACTGGATCATCCAGCAGGCCATCACCCTGCTGGAGAACCGCGTGTTCAAGGCCGGTCCGGCGCTGGGCAGTCCCGCCGCCGTGCGCGACTACCTGCGCCTGAAACTGGTCGCGGAGCCGAACGAAATCTTCGCCGTCGTGTTTCTCGACAACCAGCACCAGGTGCTCGCCTACGAGCCGCTGTTCAAGGGCACGGTCGACCAGACTTCGGTGTATCCGAGGGTGGTGGTCCAGCGTGCGCTGGCGCTCAACGCTTCGGCGCTGATCCTGGCGCATCAGCATCCCTCGGGGAACACCGAGCCCTCGGCCGCTGATCGTGTGATCACCGAGCGGCTGAAGAGCGCCCTGGCCACCGTCGATGTCCGGGTGCTGGATCACTTCATCGTCGGCAAGGGCAGCCCGTACTCGTTCGCCGAAGCCGGCTTGTTGTAG
- a CDS encoding DsbA family protein, with protein MRLPSFARRHPWIGLLIVVTIAVASWMLLRAPHPATESMPLAAAGSEGPKPAGPPWLYGRADARFTVVGYADLECPYCRAYFPELKRWIDAHPEVNWQWHHLPLSMHEPAATAGARLAECAGETGGHAALWQAVAWLYANTRGDGQGLPEGLRYPDLTPAMQGCLDSERPDAVIRAQAAEAAQQGIAATPALQLRDRESGKTLLLHGPVEGDALLSAIDLLAAGSTTAAEPAHSPDMPAGVAGDMPR; from the coding sequence ATGCGCCTGCCCTCATTCGCCCGCCGTCATCCCTGGATCGGTCTGCTGATCGTGGTGACGATTGCGGTTGCCTCGTGGATGCTGCTGCGCGCGCCGCATCCGGCAACCGAGTCCATGCCCCTGGCCGCCGCCGGGTCCGAGGGGCCGAAACCGGCTGGCCCGCCCTGGCTGTATGGCCGTGCCGATGCGCGCTTCACGGTGGTCGGCTACGCCGACCTGGAGTGTCCGTACTGCCGGGCCTACTTCCCCGAACTCAAGCGCTGGATCGACGCCCATCCCGAGGTGAACTGGCAGTGGCACCACCTGCCGCTGTCCATGCACGAGCCGGCCGCGACTGCCGGGGCACGCCTGGCCGAGTGCGCGGGCGAGACGGGCGGACACGCCGCGCTTTGGCAGGCAGTGGCCTGGCTCTACGCAAACACCCGTGGCGACGGCCAGGGCCTGCCGGAGGGCCTGCGCTATCCCGACCTCACGCCGGCCATGCAGGGTTGTCTCGACAGCGAGCGCCCCGATGCCGTCATCCGTGCCCAGGCGGCGGAAGCAGCACAGCAGGGCATCGCGGCCACGCCGGCCCTGCAACTGCGCGACCGCGAGTCCGGCAAGACCCTCCTGCTGCACGGTCCCGTCGAAGGCGATGCCTTGCTGTCGGCCATCGACCTGCTCGCCGCCGGCAGCACGACCGCGGCCGAACCCGCCCATTCCCCAGACATGCCCGCCGGCGTCGCCGGTGACATGCCCAGGTAG